TTAGGAAAATTACAAACTTGATGCATAAAAAGAAGGGATTTTTCTGTCGACTCAGATTTCATGGTTGAATAATGAGAGAAGTGTAGTTTCGTCTGTTTGATGAAATATATGTACTTAGCTACTTCTGTCCTGGAGGTCTTTCTTCTTCTATATGCACATCTGACCTGGTTACCCAGTAATTCAATTGAAACTTTGATGATGAACATGTTTCCTTTATCCATTGTAGGTCTTTGCAGATGCATTGGTCAAGAAGGCATATGATAACTGGATGCAAGTGATAGAATATGATGGTAGGGCCCTCTTGAACTTTACAAAAAACAAGAAAGCACCTGCTGCGCAAAAGGAATCTCTGTTGGCTTCATCAAATTATCCATCTTCATATGATCAGCAAGTCTCTCAAATGCACTCACAAGCTTCAGCCTCTTCAACAGAACTTTCAGCTGAAATGGGAAATACTACAGGAGGTGAGGAACCTTTGATATCATTGAAGTATTTATTAGTCTTGTTATGCAATACATTGTTTACTTAACAATTAAGTAGGACGAGGCTTGAACAGGATAGTTTGCTAATTGGGAACCCTAAACCTACTTCAAGATACTTGAGAAAGATTCTATTTATATGATATAATGAAGTTGTGACTTTCTGGATTTGCCTTCTTATTCCCTACTTTTGATGAATGTCTGAAAAAAAAACAATTTAGTTGGGCAACAAGTAGACAATTCGGTCCATAGCACAAGTATCGTCATAATGGCTTTTGTTTTCTAGTTGGAGCTGTAGACAACTTCAGAGAATTTACTTGGAGTCTAACTGTGGCTTTCTTTTATTCAGGAGGAACCATATCTGCCGGATATAGCGGAACGCAGTCTGCTAGATACCCTAACCTCACTCAACATGTGGATTCTGATGCCCATATTTCCACTGAAAGCACTTCATCTACTCCACAGAATCAGTTAGTTGGCTCCACACACCAGACCCAATTCACAAGAACTGATGGCACTAGTCTGGCACCAGCCCCACCACAGCAGGCAAGCATGGAATTGCAGTCATTGGGCCACACTGTACAGCAACCAGACCTGAGCACCTACGACGACTGGTCCCGCCAACGGGATAGCCGCGGCATAGATGACTTCTTCTCGGAGGACGAGATTCGCTTGCGAAGCCATGAATTGCTCGAGCACGATGACATGCAGCATCTGCTTCGCGTCTTCACCATGGGGGGAGCACCCACTGGCCTTCATGATGATGGATATGCCTTCCCATCGTACATGCCCTCACCATGTCCTGCCTTCAACTTTGATGACGACCGGAGCCGTACATCTGGTAAAGCTGTTGTTGGGTGGCTGAAAATCAAGGCAGCTATGAGGTGGGGAATCTTTGTCCGTAAGAAGGCCGCCGAGAGAAGAGCTGCGCAGCTTGTCGAGCTCGAAGACTAGCTCAAGTCCTTTGTTATCATCGTCCGCAAGGGCTACATGTTGTGAACTTGTTTGCTTGTTAGTTGGTCCTGCATGTcaactatatataaatatatatatatataggatgatTCAGATTGTTTAAGTTTGGTATTTGATTTGCTTGTTGAAACTGACTATGTTGCCATGTGACAACTCATGTATATTATGATTCTTGACCTTCTAAGTTTCTATCTCCTGACTACTACATTGATGTTTCCTGTTCAATGCACGAATTCTTTCCCAAAATCGGAAATAATTGGATCGTTGTTGATCCACAATGATTGAAATGTTCTTGATCACAGTTATTTTCTGTTTATTTTTTAGAGTATTTTAATCTTCTCAGAAGAGAAAAGAATCAGACTGTATAACCTTCGGTTTGGAAGTGAAAATCCAATCTATTATTATTCTACCTGCAGGTAATCTATGTCTCGTCATTTGCATCAAACAAACAAAGTGTCTTCCACACAAAGACTGTGTTTGGAGGTTGACCATCGGGCCAATGCATGGCCCGTGGAATCCAAGAACAAGACATGCAAGAGAAGTCCTTCCTATTAGCTTCTACGAATCGTTGAAAGGACAGCCAAGAGGACGGCGCCCATGGCAACAGCAACGCTGGGCACCACGGCCATGCCATGGGATGCCGGACTTTCTCCGCTCCCAGTATCCGGCCCGGCGACACCACCAGCATCCGATGGAGATCCCGCCGGTGGTGTGCCTCCGCCAACTGGAGAAGGCGGAGACACTGCAGGCGCGTCAGAGGCCGGTGAACTCGGCATGGGGCCACCGGGCGCGCCGTCCGAGGAAGCCGGCGCCATGTTCGACGGTGCCGCAGTAGGCGCCTTCGACCTTGGTGGATTCGATGGAGACGCACCAGGGGGCAACACCATTGGCGGCCACCTCGCTGGAGCAGGCGCCTTCGACCTTGGTGGATTCGATGGAGACGCACCAGGGGGCAACAACATTGAAGGCCACCTCGCTGGAGTAGGCGCCTTCGACCTTGATGGATTCGACGGAGACGCACCAGGGGGCAACACCATTGACGGCCAACTTGCCGGAGCAGGCCCCGTCCTCGGTGCCAGAGTGGGTGGCCGCCTAGGTGCAACCTTCGGCCCCGCCGACGGTATCGGAGATTGCGACGGCGCGCGGCGGCGGGGGATTGGGATTGGCAGAACGTTCGACGGCGGGACTGCAACATGCGGCGCCAACTTCGGTGCGTTCGACGGGGCTGCAGCTTGCGGCGCCTGCTTTGGCGCGTGCGACTGGGAGGCACCAGGGGGCGGCGCTTTCGACGGCCACGTCGATGGAGCAGGCGGCGCCTTCCTCGGGGCCGCAGCTGGCGGCCGCGTAGGTGCGCTGCTGTTGTTTGAGCTCCCATCTCTGATCCCGGGAGGAACGATGAGGCCGCTGATCTGGACCACGGAGATGTCATAAGGGTGCGTCAAGATGACCCTCACGAAGTAGGAGCTCAGGGGCGAGCCCGGCACCGCGGAGCCGAACGCGACCTGCCCGTTCTTCAAGTCGGTGACGTTGAGGAACCCGCTGAGGCCGGAGGCTCGTCCGGAGGCCTGCAACATCGTCGTGAGGATGGCGGTGTGGGACGAGAGCTGGTGGAGCTTCTCACTGTCTAAGTAGTCGAGGACCACATGGAgggcgatgatcttcttgatgacCTCGTCGGGTTGGCCGGACTCGGAGGACAAGGCGCCGTTCTGGACGGCAAGGATGGTGATGCTTTTCCGGGTGCTGATGTCGGCGGACAGCTGAGTCCGGATGAGAAGATCGTTGAAGGTTGAGAAGTCTGAAAACTGCGCGAGGAGACGCGTGACGTCGAAGGCGATGGCGGatgggacgaggaggaggaagtgcAGTAGTAGGAAGAAGACGGACGCTGTGGAAGCCATGGCCATGGTCGGGTCATACACAGTGCGCAGTGTCGGAGAGCGTGGAAGAGCACGCGGGCTGATAGATATAGACACGACGAGGGTTGAGAAAGGTTGAACCGTTTCCGGCCTATTTTTGGGTGGCTGTGTCCCAACGAAAAAGGGAGGAAACGGTTTAGATTGGAGGatgggagaagaagaagggggagTGTCGAGTGCGTGATTTCATTACCGATCGAAGGAAGAAGTTTGACTTTTTCTCCTGgatcatatttctttttattgCTCAATATTAAATCATAACATAAAAGACAATTctcgttattattatttttacgtTAGTGGAAATTGACGTGGAAAGCACCCATCTCAACGAGAATGCAATTCCTCCGCATCAACCAGAAGCACCAATCTCAACGCAGCGTGAAACAGTCTACAGAAACTGTCAAAACCATCCTGTTTTGTTACTCCGGCGAAAGGGGCCACCGCGGACTCCGAGAAACGGATCCGCACATGGATCCGGATCCGGATCCGAGATTGAATTGCTAACCCCAAGAAATCAACGAGGGATGAGGAGATCCGAAACCCGACTTCGCTCCGGCGCCCGCTCGGGTCCTCTGCGGCTCCACATCTCCCCGTTTCGGGACCGATCTCGTTTTCTCTCGAGCGCAATGCACGGCCTGCGACGCACGTTAGCGTCGTGCCTTGTTTAACATTCGTCCCCCGTCGCTTTCGACTCTCAACCCAATTTGAAATTTGGGGACAGCGGCGACGAGATCGGAGTCCAAATCCCTCCGCCTCGCCCTCCTCCCGACGAGAAGAAGCAGCTCCCGAGTTCCACCATGGCGGGGACTCACTCCGAGTTCGATATCGGGGTAAAATCCATGCGAGATCCCCTTTCTCCTCCTTCGCTTTCTTCTTCTAATGGCATTTATGATTAATATTTCCCCCAATGCAGGCATCTGCAACGCCCCCATTCGGGATCCGGTGAGGCGATCGCCCCCCTGGAGCGGCCGGACCCCATTTGCTCTCTTGATAGCTTCACTTAGGGTTATGATTCCGTCTTGCAGGGAGTACGCCTTCGCGGATGCTGGGAACCTGGAGCATTGTTCCAAGTACCTCAATCAGACGCTGGTGACGTTTGGATTCCCGGCTTCCCTCGATCTCTTTGCCACAGATCCCGTGCGGTTTCATTCCACTCGACTTTCTTCACCTACTTGCATAATTTCCGATTTTTGTTTATACGTCGTTAGTCTATTTGCTCGATTTATATGATTTGAAGGACATGTCGGTGCCAGGTCTCGATCGCGAGGACCTGTAACTGTATTTATTCTCTGCTTCAACAGAGACAGCGGGACATCGAGTTCAGGGAGGCCTCCAACGATCAAAGGCAAAGGtgaatttgttttcttttcttgtttttattTGATTTCGCAGTGAAGTGTTCCTTTTAATACTTAGCGATGCGTTCACAAAGAACGGTTCTTGTTTCTGTTTGTTTTTTTACCATTTTATGAGTTACTACAAACTGGAATGTGTGCGGTTTGGCATTTAGGTACCAATTTCACTGTTAGTTCAAATTAAGATTTCTATCTATGAACGCAGAATTTGAAAAGACTAAAAAGAATCCTGCATGGTGTCAAGTATGTGTGGCCTTGGGTGCTTGAATTTTACTTGATTTGTCCAATGGATGATAACTTTTATCTTTGATTATTTCTTTCTTAGTTGAATGTAATTGTCAAGATGTCGCTGTATAGCTGTAATGCTGTTCACCTTTGTTGCTCTCCAATCTCAGTTTCAGTCTCATGCTGGGTTTAgtattctttcttttgacacattctGTTCTATTGAATGTCCACAAGAATTAACATTTTCTTCCAAGTGTTTGCATTCTTATATGGTCTTCTTTGTTTGCTTTGATCTTACCATGATATGGTAATTTACTCATTGCTCCAAGAAATTACTGTGAGGTAGCTCTCTGTTCTTTTCTCAAAAGACTGTTTATTTAGTTgttcaaaaatattttatgagcTATTCCTACGGTTCCATAATTTATTATTCTGTGCTGCAGATTGCAATCTGATATTTCGAGATTTGAGGCAAAAGTTGAAAGGCTTGAGGCACAATTAACTGCAAAAGATCGAGAGTTAGCCACTTTGACAAGAACGgtttgtgaatttttttttaaatatcaccTTTCAAATGTGATTGAGCTCCCAATTCTTTTAGCCATTGTCTTATCAATGATCTGTCATTTCCCATTATTAGGAGGCTAAAAACACAGCAAATTTGAAAGCTCAGATTGAAAAGTTGCAGCAGGAACGAGATGAGTTCCAAAAGATGGTCATTGGAAATCAGGTGTTATTACCTTTGGACAATGTTTTGTGTATTCTTTTTCATCTAGTTCAGGGAGTGATGTTTTTATCTTAATATTTACAATGTTTAATTTTGTCTTCTTTTCACTTGTGCTGGACAACCATGACAAATATCACTCCCTTTTCTTTCATAAGCAAGTGCGTACACAACAAATACATGAaatgaaaaagaaggaaaaggaatACATAAAGCTGCAGGTAATGATTATCATTGTACtgatttattttccttttttctctttttctgcaAGTGTATTATTAATCACATTGatatgtccaaatgcatcttctcAGCCTTGGACTGTTGCTTTGTTTTTTTCTAGGAGAGACTAAACCAAGTGTTGATGGAGAAAAAGAAGGAGTCTCGGTCAGGAATGGAAATTATGAATCTATTGCAGGTATATAATAGTTTAAAGATATGTGATATGTGATGTCAGTATTCACCCTGCTCTGTTGGCATAAGATACCCAATCTTTTCTAACAATTCATTGTTAGCTCCCAGCCAGATGATTTAATGTCAAACCTTTCTTGATCCAGTATCCACAATGTGTAGTTCACTTTTCCTTTGATACCATTGTGCTGTTTCAGATTATTTGAAACAGCACCACCTTATGTAACTTGCCCCATGTAAAGGAACTCAATATCATTGTTACAGAAAGAAGGGCGTCAGCGTGGGACATGGAATGGTAAGAAGGCTGACAGTGACTTCTATAAGATGATAGTAAGGAAAATCTCAAACACTGTTTTACACATGTACATAAATATGTTGTTTTTATAAAGAATTGTTTAAGTGTTTCGTGCTGTTCGTATTTTAACACTCTGATTACCACCTATAGGTTGATGCATATGAGGTGAAGAAGAAAGAGCTGATGGCAGAGAATTCTGATCTGCGGGCTTTGTTACGGTCTATGCAGGTTAAAAATTGTAACAATAAGATTATTGTCTGTTTGATTGAGAGTGCTTAAGCATTTAGAGTTTGTGTCTAtacatgtatgtgtgtgtatacacacacacacacacacacacacacactatgtatgtgtatatatatgtataggggtgtgtgtgtgtgtgcatgcacCGATGATGGCTGGTCCAAGTCagtgaagaaaaaaagaagggagaagCCAAGAAATAAACAGGGCAAAAAAATTACCTGAGGGCtatgtattctttttttttcactcCTCTAACATCATATACAGGATGGCTTTGCtgtcttccccttcttctttcctTTCAGCACCATGGAGATCTAGGGTTTTTTCTTGACAAGAGAAGGTCAAGATTTGTAGCCCGTGATCATCATCTCGAATCCTGACTGATCCTCAAGAAACATAGATAATATTGTACTGGTCCAAATCTATAAAAGAGTTAATCAAATGTTACTAAAGCAACCGTTTATAGACTTGTATATGCAATCTTATGTAAACTTGTCTGGTACAGAGTGATCTGACCTGGTCCACACAGACTGTTGCAGATGCCCATACCAGCTGGTTTGAGATTACAATCCATGAGCATGACGTAACGGATCATTTCAAGTTGCCATGTTTTTCTttgatagttttctttttttttttaaacactaattcatcttagtcaaataaaatatcttttaaGTGGGTTTTCCTTGTATTTTGAAGTGTCATAGTGGTATTTGAACCATAATTCCAAAATCATCATTGAAATGTACTATTCTTTCTGATCCCTATTTGACAGAACTGAGACAAAAATGACTGCCTATTTGAACTTTTCTTTAGATGGATATGCGTGACTTTCTGAATGCTCCAAATGGTCTACCACAACAAACTTCCGCTGCAAATGAAAAAGAGGATGCAGGATCTCCTCAATCCCCATTAGGCGGCAGAATGGTAGGGTGATAAATGTCTTTCTTTCTTAAATTGCAATATTGTTACAGTTGGTGGAGGAAGGAACCAAGGGAAAAAAGTAGGTTTTCTCTTAAGTAACTTTGTTATTCTATGTTTTTTGGCAGGATGTCTTTGATCTACCTTTTCACATGGCCAGAGATCAGATAGAAGAGAGTTTGCGGACTAAGATGGCTTCAATAAAGGTATGGTTCACTGGATCTCACCATGGCACATGATGTCTGTTCCCTTTGTTTTCTTTGTTTCATTCCTGTACAATTAGATGCTCAAGTTGATATAttagctttttttattttttttatttactctATCTCTTTTTTCTTGTTACAGGCAAGGATGTCACAGTTGCAGGATGCACAAAAAGGAGCTGAGGTGACCTGTGAAGCAACTGAAAGGGAACTCGAGCTTGAAGCTCAACTTGTTGAAGCTAGAAGCATTATTCAAGAGCAGGTTAAAATATACTTTCAAGCGTCATACAGATGTCTTGATTGCTAATTGTAGATCAGTAAATCTTTAGTTTTACCGAGTTTCATGGAATGATTTGACCCTATAATATGCCTAAAGTATTATGTAGGAAAGAAGATTTGTACTGTAATCTTATATGCTTCTGTTttatctgcttctcaactgcAGAAAAACTTATGCTTTGAAAGTATCCTGTTGCTTTTAAAATAACATGAATTAGTTGTTTGCTTGACATACTGACTGAGAATCATTGGGCTAACATCAGTCAACAACATGCCCAAAAGGAATTTG
Above is a genomic segment from Musa acuminata AAA Group cultivar baxijiao chromosome BXJ3-4, Cavendish_Baxijiao_AAA, whole genome shotgun sequence containing:
- the LOC135636432 gene encoding fasciclin-like arabinogalactan protein 3; translated protein: MAMASTASVFFLLLHFLLLVPSAIAFDVTRLLAQFSDFSTFNDLLIRTQLSADISTRKSITILAVQNGALSSESGQPDEVIKKIIALHVVLDYLDSEKLHQLSSHTAILTTMLQASGRASGLSGFLNVTDLKNGQVAFGSAVPGSPLSSYFVRVILTHPYDISVVQISGLIVPPGIRDGSSNNSSAPTRPPAAAPRKAPPAPSTWPSKAPPPGASQSHAPKQAPQAAAPSNAPKLAPHVAVPPSNVLPIPIPRRRAPSQSPIPSAGPKVAPRRPPTLAPRTGPAPASWPSMVLPPGASPSNPSRSKAPTPARWPSMLLPPGASPSNPPRSKAPAPARWPPMVLPPGASPSNPPRSKAPTAAPSNMAPASSDGAPGGPMPSSPASDAPAVSPPSPVGGGTPPAGSPSDAGGVAGPDTGSGESPASHGMAVVPSVAVAMGAVLLAVLSTIRRS
- the LOC103983170 gene encoding uncharacterized protein LOC103983170 isoform X2; this encodes MAGTHSEFDIGASATPPFGIREYAFADAGNLEHCSKYLNQTLVTFGFPASLDLFATDPRQRDIEFREASNDQRQRLQSDISRFEAKVERLEAQLTAKDRELATLTRTEAKNTANLKAQIEKLQQERDEFQKMVIGNQQVRTQQIHEMKKKEKEYIKLQERLNQVLMEKKKESRSGMEIMNLLQKEGRQRGTWNGKKADSDFYKMIVDAYEVKKKELMAENSDLRALLRSMQMDMRDFLNAPNGLPQQTSAANEKEDAGSPQSPLGGRMDVFDLPFHMARDQIEESLRTKMASIKARMSQLQDAQKGAEVTCEATERELELEAQLVEARSIIQEQASIMSKHFAKNDKPRRLSSQFDAEREVILSKSAEEV
- the LOC103983170 gene encoding uncharacterized protein LOC103983170 isoform X1 — its product is MAGTHSEFDIGASATPPFGIREYAFADAGNLEHCSKYLNQTLVTFGFPASLDLFATDPVSIARTCNCIYSLLQQRQRDIEFREASNDQRQRLQSDISRFEAKVERLEAQLTAKDRELATLTRTEAKNTANLKAQIEKLQQERDEFQKMVIGNQQVRTQQIHEMKKKEKEYIKLQERLNQVLMEKKKESRSGMEIMNLLQKEGRQRGTWNGKKADSDFYKMIVDAYEVKKKELMAENSDLRALLRSMQMDMRDFLNAPNGLPQQTSAANEKEDAGSPQSPLGGRMDVFDLPFHMARDQIEESLRTKMASIKARMSQLQDAQKGAEVTCEATERELELEAQLVEARSIIQEQASIMSKHFAKNDKPRRLSSQFDAEREVILSKSAEEV